The Streptomyces phaeolivaceus genome has a window encoding:
- a CDS encoding IS5 family transposase (programmed frameshift) encodes MARGDLTDEQWALIEPHLPIAAVGPIPDLRKHFNAVMWRFRTGSPWRDLPTEFGPWQSTYDRFRIWARRGVFQDLMQTVIAEAAARGQADLGLVSVDSATARAHHHAAGMALDPEQLAALEMAVEAEKGARARHKEQDGQAEDEARVERRRVRRRHRARLKAAELGRSRGGLTSKIHVAADRRCRPLAFVLTPGQAGDSPQFAPVLERVKVRGPIGRPRTRPDAVAADKAYSSRRNRRYLRRRGIRAVIPEKVDQAANRKKRGSAGGRPVSYDATLYKERNTVERCINRLRNWRGIATRYDKNPESYEAGLHLCGAMLWLRSIAPHL; translated from the exons ATGGCGCGAGGCGATCTCACCGATGAGCAGTGGGCCCTGATCGAGCCGCATCTCCCGATTGCCGCGGTTGGTCCCATCCCTGACCTGCGGAAACACTTCAACGCGGTGATGTGGCGGTTCCGGACGGGTAGCCCCTGGCGTGACCTGCCGACCGAGTTCGGGCCCTGGCAGAGCACGTACGACCGCTTTCGGATCTGGGCGAGGCGGGGCGTTTTCCAGGACCTGATGCAAACAGTGATCGCTGAGGCCGCCGCCCGCGGCCAGGCCGACTTGGGCCTGGTCAGCGTGGACTCTGCGACCGCCCGGGCCCATCATCACGCCGCCGGGATGGCCCTGGACCCCGAGCAGTTGGCGGCCTTGGAAATGGCCGTCGAGGCCGAAAAGGGGGCGAGGGCAAGGCACAAAGAA CAGGACGGACAGGCTGAGGATGAGGCGCGCGTCGAGCGGCGACGGGTCCGCCGACGACACCGGGCCCGGTTGAAAGCCGCCGAGCTGGGGCGTTCCCGGGGCGGACTGACGAGCAAGATTCATGTGGCGGCTGACCGACGCTGTCGCCCGCTTGCGTTCGTCCTCACGCCCGGGCAGGCCGGTGACAGTCCGCAGTTCGCCCCGGTCCTGGAACGGGTGAAGGTGCGCGGCCCGATCGGGCGCCCGCGGACCCGGCCGGATGCGGTGGCCGCGGACAAGGCGTATTCGTCCCGACGCAACCGCCGCTACCTGCGACGACGCGGGATCCGAGCCGTGATCCCGGAGAAGGTCGACCAGGCCGCGAACCGCAAGAAGCGTGGCAGCGCCGGCGGCCGGCCAGTCTCATATGACGCGACGCTCTACAAAGAGCGCAACACCGTGGAACGGTGCATCAACCGGCTGCGGAACTGGCGCGGTATCGCTACCCGGTACGACAAGAACCCGGAGAGTTACGAGGCCGGACTGCACCTGTGTGGTGCGATGCTCTGGCTCCGTAGCATCGCACCACACTTGTGA
- the fxsT gene encoding FxSxx-COOH system tetratricopeptide repeat protein, with translation MEMIGDFARQVVVPGEEGPGIRELARVDRYAVSTELRLPPGGELDLLPAGVQDPDTYAVTVSTFDWGTFHRVGGADFLTALRDDMAARYDYVLIDSRSGLSDTASICTVVMPDIVVDCFTLSRQGVNGAARIARSIRQVAHTHRDIRIVPVPMRVEDAGHDRLEAGRYQARSLLAPFLGWVPPEEQDRYWSGVEIPYKPGYAYEEIPATVGERRQDGTLLAAFERLTARLTDNRVTRLSNMTEPYRQTLRAEYERTSPIMREDFHVSYTATDRLWADWTVAVLRAAGYEATLAPIEVDDVTPEPVIPTGLERTPAGEARTVVLLSPRYTALPRARDVWQRVSRRDPSGRIGSVVPLLVDESTAPAEFAPRSTVSLVGIAAEEAVARLLAAVDHPDSGERGPRSTVAALAGSARLPGTRPRVVGGRPQRNAIFTGRPALMERLRDGLLGGTTAVLPQALHGLGGVGKTQLALEYAYRFESDYDLVWWINAAEPTQILQQVSLLAGYLGVPLDDGGLTAAVRNEVWDKLRRGIPHARWLIVFDNAEKPADLEGLVPVGGPGRHILITSRNPAWTERAARIEVDLFTREESVALLRRYNPGLEPVEAARVAEELGDFPLAVSLAAASLQESAMPVDTYVEMLRTKMTDILGSQSAPDYPTSAAVSWSLDRLKTRTPAAAALLELCAFFGPDPIPRDLFSSRPALELLEGHDPSLSDPLLMGRLYGQTVRSGLAQADQRTDTLMMHRLIQHVFRDQLSTEQQVTMRERARSALGQANPKAPDESDNWQRYAALLRHLWPTEADESDNLEVRQWICDTVRYLWRSGDADTANRTAERVLDSWLPRFGEDDALVLRLRTELGNALRDQGRLPEAYDVTRDVYERASRILGEDHPYTLGAAMSLGSDLRSVGRYADAMERDRETLRGTRRVFGDSHPRTLSAANNLAVSEFLSGNRQAARDTDRELLKLRREISGPDHRSTLNTATNYARDLRAAGAFREALKLIEDTLKRSRRVLGPDHLITFRASLGAAVLHRRLGDYETAYTLTSDTLEQAKKQLGPDHPDTLAVATNLGADLYDRGDAVQGRRLVTETLGRYERRFGPDHVFTLACATNLAVLLRLTGESEAALALSTRTLDRFRRLLGARHPYTLTCMLNHATDLSGNGERDRAAVVGREAYEGLGEVLGPDHHLAIAGASNLAVQLRGDESGEAERLHTEAERRARESRELGGDHPMTRAVTRRQPIDADIEPPVT, from the coding sequence ATGGAGATGATCGGCGACTTCGCTCGCCAAGTCGTGGTGCCGGGTGAGGAGGGGCCCGGCATTCGGGAACTGGCCCGCGTCGACCGGTACGCCGTAAGCACCGAACTACGCCTGCCGCCGGGCGGAGAACTGGACCTGCTGCCCGCCGGCGTACAGGACCCCGACACCTACGCGGTCACCGTCAGCACCTTCGACTGGGGGACCTTCCACCGAGTGGGCGGCGCCGACTTCCTCACCGCGCTCCGCGACGACATGGCCGCCCGCTACGACTACGTCCTGATCGACAGCCGGTCCGGCCTCAGCGACACCGCGAGCATCTGCACGGTCGTCATGCCGGACATCGTCGTGGACTGCTTCACCCTCAGCCGACAGGGCGTCAACGGCGCGGCCCGCATCGCACGTTCGATCCGCCAGGTCGCCCACACCCACCGCGACATCCGTATCGTTCCCGTCCCCATGCGCGTCGAGGACGCCGGCCACGACCGCCTGGAGGCCGGCCGGTACCAGGCGCGCAGCCTGTTGGCCCCGTTCCTGGGCTGGGTGCCGCCCGAGGAGCAGGACCGGTACTGGAGCGGCGTCGAGATCCCGTACAAGCCCGGCTACGCGTACGAGGAGATCCCCGCGACGGTGGGGGAGCGCCGACAGGACGGCACCCTGCTGGCCGCGTTCGAACGGCTGACCGCCCGGCTCACCGACAACCGGGTGACCCGGCTGAGCAACATGACGGAGCCGTACCGCCAGACGCTGCGGGCCGAGTACGAGCGCACCTCCCCGATCATGCGCGAGGACTTCCACGTCAGCTACACCGCGACCGACAGGCTCTGGGCCGACTGGACCGTGGCCGTGCTGCGGGCGGCCGGTTACGAGGCGACGCTCGCCCCGATCGAGGTGGACGACGTCACGCCCGAACCCGTCATACCGACGGGCCTCGAACGCACGCCGGCCGGTGAAGCGCGCACGGTCGTCCTGCTCTCCCCGCGGTACACCGCGCTGCCGCGGGCGCGGGATGTCTGGCAGAGGGTCAGCCGCAGGGACCCGTCCGGCCGGATCGGGTCGGTGGTCCCCCTCCTGGTGGACGAATCAACAGCTCCGGCGGAATTCGCGCCTCGCTCAACTGTCAGTCTCGTGGGCATCGCGGCGGAAGAGGCCGTGGCCCGTCTGCTCGCCGCCGTCGACCACCCCGATTCGGGGGAGAGGGGGCCCCGTTCCACAGTCGCCGCTCTGGCCGGGTCGGCCCGGCTTCCCGGTACTCGACCGCGAGTCGTCGGGGGGCGACCCCAGCGCAACGCGATCTTCACCGGCCGCCCCGCACTCATGGAGCGTCTGCGTGACGGCCTGCTCGGTGGCACCACGGCCGTCCTGCCGCAAGCGCTCCACGGGTTGGGCGGAGTGGGCAAGACGCAGCTCGCGCTCGAGTACGCCTACCGCTTCGAGTCGGACTACGACCTCGTCTGGTGGATCAACGCCGCGGAGCCGACGCAGATCCTTCAGCAGGTGAGTCTTCTCGCCGGGTACCTCGGTGTGCCCCTCGATGATGGGGGCTTGACGGCGGCCGTACGCAACGAGGTCTGGGACAAGCTGCGTCGAGGTATCCCTCACGCGCGTTGGCTGATCGTCTTCGACAACGCCGAGAAGCCGGCGGACTTGGAGGGCCTGGTGCCGGTCGGTGGGCCTGGTCGTCACATCCTCATCACCTCGCGGAATCCCGCGTGGACCGAACGCGCCGCGCGCATCGAGGTGGACCTCTTCACCCGTGAGGAGAGCGTCGCGCTGCTACGCCGTTACAACCCGGGGCTTGAGCCGGTGGAAGCGGCCCGAGTGGCCGAGGAACTCGGGGACTTCCCGCTGGCCGTGAGCCTCGCCGCCGCTTCGCTTCAGGAGTCGGCCATGCCCGTTGACACCTATGTGGAGATGCTCCGAACCAAGATGACCGACATTCTGGGCAGCCAGTCTGCCCCCGACTACCCGACGTCGGCAGCGGTCAGCTGGTCACTCGACCGGCTGAAAACGCGCACACCAGCCGCGGCTGCCCTGCTCGAACTGTGCGCCTTCTTCGGACCGGACCCGATTCCGCGGGACCTGTTCAGCAGCCGGCCCGCGCTCGAACTGCTCGAAGGGCACGACCCGAGCCTCTCCGACCCGCTGCTGATGGGGCGGCTCTACGGACAGACCGTCCGCAGCGGACTCGCACAGGCCGACCAGCGGACCGACACTCTGATGATGCATCGCCTGATCCAGCATGTGTTCCGGGACCAGCTCAGCACGGAACAACAGGTCACCATGAGGGAACGAGCCCGATCCGCCTTGGGACAGGCCAACCCCAAGGCACCCGACGAATCGGACAACTGGCAACGCTACGCCGCGCTCCTTCGTCACCTGTGGCCCACCGAAGCCGACGAGAGCGACAACCTGGAGGTACGGCAGTGGATCTGTGACACGGTCCGCTACCTGTGGCGCAGTGGCGACGCCGACACGGCCAACAGGACGGCGGAGAGGGTGCTCGACAGCTGGCTGCCCCGCTTCGGCGAGGACGACGCGCTCGTCCTGCGGCTGCGCACCGAACTCGGCAACGCGCTGCGCGACCAGGGCCGTCTGCCGGAGGCGTACGACGTGACACGGGACGTCTACGAGCGGGCCAGCCGGATCCTCGGCGAGGACCACCCCTACACCCTGGGCGCGGCCATGAGCCTCGGCTCCGACCTGCGCAGTGTCGGCCGGTACGCGGACGCCATGGAACGCGACCGGGAAACCCTGCGCGGCACCCGGCGGGTCTTCGGCGACAGCCACCCGCGGACGCTCTCGGCGGCCAACAACCTCGCCGTGTCCGAGTTCCTCTCCGGGAACCGGCAGGCGGCCCGGGACACCGACCGGGAGTTGCTCAAGCTGCGCCGGGAGATCTCCGGACCGGACCATCGCTCCACTCTCAACACCGCGACCAACTACGCCCGGGACCTCCGCGCGGCCGGAGCGTTCCGGGAGGCGCTGAAGCTCATCGAGGACACGCTGAAGCGCAGCAGGCGCGTGCTGGGACCCGACCACCTGATCACCTTCCGGGCCTCCCTCGGCGCCGCGGTCCTGCACCGCAGGCTCGGCGACTACGAGACGGCGTACACGCTGACCAGCGACACTCTCGAACAGGCGAAGAAGCAGTTGGGTCCCGACCATCCCGACACGCTCGCCGTCGCGACGAATCTGGGCGCGGACCTGTACGACCGGGGGGACGCGGTTCAAGGCCGGCGACTGGTCACGGAAACCCTCGGCCGTTACGAGCGCCGGTTCGGACCGGACCACGTCTTCACCCTCGCCTGCGCCACCAACCTGGCCGTACTGCTCCGGCTGACCGGTGAGTCGGAGGCCGCGCTGGCACTGTCGACCCGCACCCTGGACCGCTTCCGTCGACTCCTCGGAGCGCGCCACCCCTACACCCTCACCTGCATGCTGAATCACGCGACGGACCTGTCCGGGAACGGCGAGCGGGACCGGGCCGCGGTGGTGGGGCGCGAGGCGTACGAGGGACTCGGCGAAGTGCTCGGCCCCGATCACCATCTGGCCATCGCGGGCGCCTCCAACCTTGCCGTCCAGTTGCGCGGTGACGAGTCGGGCGAGGCCGAGCGGCTGCACACGGAAGCGGAACGCCGCGCCCGCGAGAGCCGGGAGCTCGGCGGCGACCATCCGATGACCCGGGCGGTGACCCGCCGGCAGCCCATCGACGCGGACATCGAGCCGCCGGTCACCTGA
- a CDS encoding TIR-like protein FxsC: MPLMRWGMLGGALDQPYFFLSYARRDDRAAYVGRFYNDLLEALDLPGPVTARQPTFRDVVNIMLGDDWLLELSRAVGSCRSMVALYSPAYFRSEYCGKEWTHFAARVRRYQEMTSVPPRALVPVLWEPVPQRRMPAEVRAVQYTEPGLGEEYLRHGLLQLMQSDPGGPAYRHVVREIARRVRMAADPFNLPTDEPPAFDLSEVRGCFPVNEVPELTGHVRIFVAACTKEQPPMGRSHTAYYGEAPWMWAPYSPPRVPTVVERAKRVITGDGHTASVEAVSPQLIRHLNRARHLNQACVLLVDAWSAREAPYRGALLRYDELYHPTTAVLVPCHEHDRESGTDNQALWDAVKRVFERNWMRRNDPHDPVFWVHVDQHEFDDTLARAVTVTQNRIAASGHVRRLPPGAPPPSMPRL; this comes from the coding sequence ATGCCGTTGATGCGGTGGGGCATGCTGGGGGGCGCCTTGGATCAGCCGTACTTCTTTCTCAGTTACGCCAGGCGGGACGACCGGGCGGCGTACGTGGGGCGGTTCTACAACGACCTGCTGGAGGCCCTCGACCTCCCGGGCCCGGTGACAGCCAGGCAGCCCACCTTCCGTGACGTCGTGAACATCATGCTCGGCGACGACTGGCTGCTGGAGCTGAGCCGTGCCGTCGGTTCCTGCAGATCCATGGTCGCGCTCTACTCTCCGGCGTACTTCCGCAGCGAGTACTGCGGCAAGGAGTGGACCCACTTCGCCGCACGGGTGAGGCGCTATCAGGAGATGACCTCCGTACCGCCGCGCGCGCTGGTCCCCGTGCTCTGGGAGCCGGTGCCGCAGCGCAGGATGCCCGCCGAGGTCAGGGCCGTGCAGTACACCGAACCGGGGCTGGGGGAGGAGTACCTCAGACACGGGCTGCTGCAACTGATGCAGTCCGACCCGGGCGGACCCGCGTACCGGCACGTCGTCCGGGAGATCGCCCGCCGGGTCCGTATGGCGGCGGACCCGTTCAACCTGCCCACCGACGAGCCGCCCGCCTTCGACCTCTCCGAGGTGCGGGGCTGCTTTCCCGTCAACGAGGTGCCGGAACTCACCGGCCACGTACGGATATTCGTCGCGGCCTGCACCAAGGAGCAGCCGCCGATGGGCCGTTCGCACACCGCGTACTACGGGGAGGCGCCCTGGATGTGGGCGCCCTACAGTCCACCGCGGGTGCCGACCGTGGTGGAACGGGCCAAGCGGGTCATCACCGGCGACGGACACACCGCGAGCGTCGAGGCGGTGAGCCCCCAGCTGATCCGGCATCTCAACCGGGCCCGGCACCTCAACCAGGCGTGTGTCCTGCTGGTGGACGCCTGGTCGGCGCGCGAGGCACCGTACCGGGGCGCGCTCCTGCGCTACGACGAGCTGTACCACCCGACGACCGCGGTCCTGGTGCCCTGCCACGAGCACGACCGGGAGTCCGGCACGGACAACCAGGCACTGTGGGACGCGGTCAAGAGAGTCTTCGAACGCAACTGGATGCGGCGCAACGACCCCCATGACCCGGTGTTCTGGGTCCACGTCGACCAGCACGAGTTCGACGACACGCTGGCCCGCGCGGTGACCGTGACCCAGAACCGGATCGCCGCCAGCGGCCATGTCCGACGCCTGCCGCCGGGCGCCCCGCCACCCTCGATGCCCCGCCTCTGA
- the fxsT gene encoding FxSxx-COOH system tetratricopeptide repeat protein yields the protein MSPSSAPDGRGQVVTFYSFKGGVGRTMALANVAWILASRGKRVLAVDWDLEAPGLHSYFHPLLTDPELRDTDGLIDLLRAYQQAVLLPGREEAPEDDGWFRRTLDLTPYVVGLDLRFASGGRLDFLPAGRQNAAYSDSVTSFDWHAFYERLGGGSFLLEMREEMAARYDYVLIDSRTGVTDSSGICTVLLPDTLVLGFVYNVQNMRGSAHVARAVTKGSRRPIRLLPVPMRVEDAERERLEISRDRAREVFGGHLSWLEESSVERYWGDVEIPYKTFYAYEEIVAPVGDRPLQEGTVLKACERLTDWLTDGEVRRGVPLPDEERQRLLTAYMNKSRAISACLFVSYAPEDRIWAEWAAWHLESAGFRVTLHDITATGSGETAPEVVRALAEEGRVLALLSEEYAEVPQSAALWRALTGRERALAPELVAVRVHGGERALDPPFDLAAAPSIAHLTAANAVRRLRQSVGPPPSAPTPARATPAPPTAEPPRYPGTNPSVESLPPRNGGFTGRNALLHELRDRLTAEDSSDSSYSSDSARPQVLVGLGGVGKTQTALEYTYRFRGSYDVVWWVPAAEPTVIASELARLAPQLGIEQGEDTALTAQRVLRALAGGTPYRSWLIVFDSAGSPQETAEWLPAGTSRGGHVLVTSRDRTWEEAGDVLPVEVFSRAESVALLGRHNPGLAPDSSRQIAHELGDLPLAVHQAAVWLSATAMPVDRYLQLLRTHATELLKRTEKRSLEMAGWLVSLEEIRANSPAAADLLEICSFFGADPIPMELLYTRSLMDALTLGEDEPRDEVTISEVFQEINRFGLAQADQEEGTVVVHRLVQAEIRHSMPLERRLELRAVVHSVLAAGNPKFPGAPESWPRYAQLLPHLWPSRAARSDDPGVQQWIIDTVRCLWRRNLLGSGRDTAERVLAEWTERLGPDDIQVLSLRTQLGNILRSQGASREAWRNDLDVHRRLAALMGPGRRRTLIAAANVAADLNALGRYAEAREWDRATYEASKAVWPPDDLRLSMHASNLGVSEYLCGDRRAALEIHRRVYRDRLDLKGPTDIYTLSAASNYARDLRETGDLRAALALLEETCQLLWERLGPRHAQTLSTQRNHAVALRRAGRYEEARELVGSVHLMYAEDRGRDHPDTLAARADLANVLAALGDVDSARDHADHILTRQRQTLGESHPYTLGCQNNLAIYLRLGGHAAAARATSERALRALTDTLGERHPYTLDAMINYANCLVDTGETEAAIALEREALAGVLETLGADHYDVVTLRSNLAVDLAGAGVTQESEEHYSEALQLAAQTLGVDHPTYEAVDSGVRLDADIEPPFTF from the coding sequence ATGAGCCCCTCCAGCGCGCCGGACGGCCGAGGCCAGGTCGTCACCTTCTACTCGTTCAAGGGTGGCGTCGGCCGCACCATGGCCCTGGCCAACGTGGCCTGGATCCTGGCCAGTCGGGGCAAACGCGTCCTGGCCGTGGACTGGGACCTGGAGGCCCCGGGCCTGCACAGCTACTTCCACCCGCTGCTCACCGACCCCGAACTGCGTGACACCGACGGCCTGATCGACCTGCTGCGCGCCTACCAGCAGGCGGTGCTCCTGCCCGGCCGCGAGGAGGCCCCCGAGGACGACGGCTGGTTCCGCCGGACACTGGACCTCACGCCGTACGTCGTCGGCCTCGACCTCAGATTCGCGAGCGGCGGACGGCTTGACTTCCTGCCCGCCGGCCGGCAGAACGCCGCCTACTCGGACTCCGTGACCTCCTTCGACTGGCACGCCTTCTACGAACGGCTCGGCGGCGGATCGTTCCTGCTGGAGATGCGCGAGGAGATGGCCGCCCGCTACGACTACGTCCTGATCGACAGCCGCACCGGGGTCACCGACAGCTCGGGCATCTGCACGGTGCTCCTCCCCGACACCCTCGTACTGGGCTTCGTCTACAACGTGCAGAACATGCGCGGCTCCGCGCACGTGGCCCGCGCCGTCACCAAGGGCTCCCGCCGGCCGATACGGCTGCTGCCGGTGCCCATGCGCGTCGAGGACGCCGAGCGCGAGCGCCTGGAGATCAGCCGCGACCGCGCCCGCGAGGTCTTCGGCGGCCATCTGTCCTGGCTGGAGGAGAGCAGCGTCGAACGGTACTGGGGCGATGTGGAGATCCCGTACAAGACGTTCTACGCCTACGAGGAGATCGTCGCGCCCGTCGGTGACCGGCCGTTGCAGGAGGGCACCGTACTGAAGGCCTGTGAGCGGCTGACGGACTGGCTCACCGACGGCGAGGTCCGGCGGGGTGTGCCGCTGCCGGACGAGGAACGGCAGCGGCTGCTCACCGCGTACATGAACAAGAGCCGCGCCATCAGCGCCTGTCTCTTCGTCAGTTACGCGCCGGAGGACCGGATCTGGGCGGAGTGGGCGGCCTGGCATCTGGAATCCGCGGGCTTCCGTGTCACCCTGCACGACATCACCGCCACCGGGTCCGGCGAGACCGCCCCGGAGGTGGTGCGCGCCTTGGCGGAGGAGGGCCGGGTCCTCGCCCTGCTGTCCGAGGAGTACGCCGAGGTACCGCAGTCCGCCGCGCTCTGGCGGGCCCTGACCGGCCGGGAACGCGCGCTGGCGCCCGAACTGGTCGCCGTCCGCGTCCACGGCGGCGAACGGGCCCTGGACCCGCCCTTCGACCTCGCCGCGGCCCCCAGCATCGCCCACCTCACCGCGGCGAACGCGGTACGACGGCTGCGGCAGAGCGTCGGCCCGCCGCCCTCGGCGCCGACCCCGGCACGCGCCACGCCCGCCCCGCCGACCGCCGAACCCCCGCGCTATCCGGGCACCAACCCGTCCGTGGAGTCGCTGCCACCGAGGAACGGCGGCTTCACCGGCCGGAACGCGCTGCTGCACGAGCTGCGGGACCGGCTCACCGCGGAGGACTCCTCGGACTCCTCGTACTCCTCGGACTCCGCCAGGCCTCAGGTGCTCGTCGGCCTCGGCGGGGTCGGCAAGACGCAGACGGCACTCGAGTACACCTATCGCTTCCGTGGTTCCTACGATGTGGTCTGGTGGGTGCCGGCCGCCGAACCCACCGTCATCGCGAGTGAGTTGGCCCGACTCGCACCCCAACTCGGCATCGAGCAAGGGGAGGACACCGCGCTCACCGCCCAACGGGTGCTCAGGGCCCTGGCCGGCGGGACGCCGTACCGCAGCTGGCTGATCGTCTTCGACAGCGCGGGCTCACCGCAGGAGACCGCCGAGTGGCTGCCCGCCGGGACCTCACGGGGCGGACATGTGCTCGTCACCTCCCGCGACCGCACCTGGGAAGAGGCCGGAGACGTGCTGCCGGTCGAGGTGTTCAGCCGGGCCGAGAGCGTGGCACTGCTCGGCCGGCACAACCCGGGCCTCGCCCCGGACAGCAGCCGGCAGATCGCCCACGAACTCGGCGACCTCCCGCTCGCCGTGCACCAGGCCGCCGTCTGGCTGAGTGCCACGGCCATGCCCGTCGACCGCTATCTGCAACTGCTGCGCACCCATGCGACGGAGCTGCTCAAACGCACGGAGAAACGCTCGCTCGAAATGGCGGGCTGGCTGGTGTCGTTGGAGGAGATCCGCGCCAACAGCCCTGCGGCGGCCGACCTGTTGGAGATCTGCTCCTTCTTCGGAGCCGATCCCATCCCCATGGAACTGCTCTACACCCGTTCCCTGATGGACGCCCTCACCCTCGGCGAGGACGAACCCCGGGACGAGGTGACCATCAGCGAGGTCTTCCAGGAGATCAACCGGTTCGGGCTGGCCCAGGCGGACCAGGAGGAGGGCACGGTCGTCGTCCACCGCCTGGTGCAGGCCGAGATCCGCCACTCGATGCCCCTGGAACGACGCCTGGAACTACGTGCGGTGGTGCACTCCGTGCTGGCCGCAGGCAACCCGAAGTTCCCCGGCGCGCCCGAGAGTTGGCCACGCTACGCGCAGCTGCTGCCGCATCTGTGGCCCAGCCGGGCGGCCCGCAGCGACGACCCCGGGGTGCAGCAGTGGATCATCGACACGGTCCGCTGTCTGTGGCGCCGCAATCTGCTGGGCTCCGGGCGGGACACCGCCGAACGCGTCCTCGCCGAGTGGACCGAACGCCTCGGCCCCGACGACATCCAGGTACTGAGCCTGCGCACCCAACTCGGCAACATCCTGCGCTCGCAGGGCGCCTCGCGCGAGGCCTGGCGCAACGACCTGGACGTCCACCGACGGCTGGCCGCCCTCATGGGTCCGGGCCGCCGCCGTACGCTGATCGCCGCCGCGAACGTGGCCGCCGACCTCAACGCCCTGGGCCGCTACGCCGAGGCCCGGGAATGGGACCGCGCCACCTACGAGGCCAGCAAGGCGGTCTGGCCGCCCGACGACCTGCGGCTGTCGATGCACGCCAGCAATCTCGGGGTCTCCGAGTACCTGTGCGGGGACCGGCGCGCGGCACTGGAGATCCACCGGCGGGTCTACCGCGACCGGCTCGACCTCAAGGGACCCACGGACATCTACACCCTCAGCGCGGCCTCCAACTACGCACGCGACCTGCGCGAGACGGGCGATCTCCGGGCCGCCCTCGCCCTGTTGGAGGAGACCTGCCAACTCCTGTGGGAGAGGCTCGGCCCGCGCCACGCCCAGACCCTGTCCACTCAGCGGAACCACGCGGTGGCGCTGCGCCGGGCCGGCCGCTACGAGGAGGCCCGTGAACTCGTCGGGTCCGTCCATCTGATGTACGCCGAGGACCGGGGCCGTGACCACCCGGACACCCTGGCCGCCCGCGCCGATCTGGCCAATGTGCTCGCGGCCCTCGGCGATGTCGACAGCGCCCGCGATCACGCCGATCACATCCTGACCCGCCAGCGGCAGACGCTCGGGGAATCGCACCCCTACACCCTCGGCTGCCAGAACAACCTGGCGATCTATCTACGGCTCGGCGGCCACGCGGCAGCCGCCCGCGCCACCTCCGAACGCGCCCTGCGGGCACTGACCGACACCCTCGGGGAACGGCATCCCTACACCCTGGACGCGATGATCAACTACGCCAACTGCCTGGTGGACACCGGTGAGACGGAAGCCGCCATCGCTCTCGAACGCGAGGCGCTCGCCGGGGTGTTGGAGACTCTGGGCGCCGACCACTACGACGTCGTCACCCTGCGTTCCAACCTCGCGGTCGACCTCGCGGGGGCTGGTGTGACTCAGGAGTCGGAGGAGCACTACAGTGAGGCTCTGCAACTCGCCGCCCAGACCTTGGGAGTGGACCACCCGACCTACGAGGCGGTGGACAGCGGGGTGCGACTGGACGCGGACATCGAGCCACCCTTCACCTTCTGA